The sequence AATATAATGAAAATGATTTTATCTCTATTGTCTTCGATTCAACCATTTGCATACCTCTGCTCGAAATACATCTAATGCAAACCCATTGAAGCAGCTAATGACAGCTTGCTTCACATCAAGTCCAAGTCCATCCAGTGCCCTCATTGTGGATAGCAGTAATCCAGGTCGCCTAGCACAAAACATATGGATATTTAGAGCATGCCCTTCTTTTATCCTCACCTCCACCTGCAAGAGAAAGAAATCAGAAATGTGTAATTTTCCTCCTAAACATACAAACATCAGATACCTCCTCAAATGAAATTTGGCAATCATAGGCATAGTTTTTTTTTCTTAAGTGTTTCCAACTTTTCATCTTATGAAATGTTCACATATGGGTATCCTTGAGACACTAAATCATCTTTCCTTGCAAAGAGAACGCATTTCAAACAACTCTCTGATAGAGGAAATTCAATTAGCTTTACCTTATAGAAAATATCAAACACTTGTTAAAAATGGCAAGCTAAATCAGTTCTATGATCCAAATTTAGTATACTTTTTCTCCAAGAAAATAATACGTCCTTGGATCTAGAAACATAAGAAACACATTCCCACTCACAGTTTTTGCACACCATTAACCATAAAGGAAATGTGAAAGATCCTAAAAAGTTCACAAAAATCTTTTAAAGCTTTTATTCACAAAGTGCTAGGAAGTGGATCTGGTCCCATTTTTCTGTAATGGTTAAAATCTTTGTAAATAGATCTTGCTGTTGTCCTCTTCAACAAAATTTGCTATGGAATGCACATATTGCGATTGAAAAATCATAAGCACCATGCAATACATGACATCCAAACAAAAATAGAGAAATTTAAATGTTTAGTGGTTTCCAATTGAAGGGTTTTGGCTACGCAGATAAGTTGCCCATATGCAATATTCAGATAGAATGACTAGACATATAGCAATATTTTTGTTTACCTTTTGTAGCAACATACAAAAGACAAGCACAAACGGTGTATAAATACCTGAAAACATACATTAGGGCttctcataaaaaaaaaaaatagtcatatcACGAAAGCCAGAATGTTAATACTCAATGAAATTTTCAAACAAACATTGGGCAAAAGATTATAATGCTTGTATACAGAGTCACAATTGATTTGCATGTTTGCTGTTTCATTTGAGTAATTGATTACTTACCCTTGCAGGCTGTCCATTGGGACTTGGCAATGAAGATGGGCATTCTTCTTTCACTCGGCAAGGTAAAACAGGAGTTGTAGGTGTCAGAGGATGGAAGCTAGAAGACCCAGGTAAAGCAGGtccctgagaggtagattcaagcTCGTTGTGAAGGTCATTGATCCTCTGCAGAAGCTCCTTCAAATAGTCAATTGCATCTCCCAGAATAGAGGCACGGTCCATCTGTCAAATCACATTACATCATTAAGGTTTTTCTGCAAGAAAAATTCTACAATTCAGGGATAAAAAGTCCAATCAAGACAGTAATAACTGAGAAGGAAAATCAGTACATATCATGAAAGCATAAATTACAGCAAGGAAAAACCATAAAAGACACAAAAAACAGCTTTGTCAGACACATTATCATTTGTAAAGAAGAGGTTTGAGATATAAATTTGAGAAAATAGCCAAGAACAAACCAACATGGCTTTTCAACCTCAGGAATAagttaaaaaaaccaaaaaaacaacaaTTACAGGCAACATCATCTCTCCGAGCACTTCTTACAGAAAAACTGGAAACTTGCTAAGTGTAACCAGTTCATACCAAAGTAGCAAAATCATTTCCTGAGAGAATTGTTAAATGCTTTCAAAATCCATAGGGTGTAAACAATGAATCTCAGAAGAAAGAACTATCAACATCAATTACGAAACGGTACATTGCCCACTATAAAAGACTGGAAATTAGGTAATTGAAACTCTGGAAGTTCAATGGAATGGAGTATCAAGGATGCAAGAATAAATCTACCATGATTTGCAGAAAGAATATTATAAACTTCAAGGAAGAGGCCTGCAATATCTGAAGAACTGCTTATGCCAACAGAAAATTAAAAACAAAGGGCAATCAGAGAAAGTTATACCAAATCAATCAGCACTTGCCAATCCTGGAATAAAGCCAGAAACGATATCGTGAGCCTAAGGAAAGAGAAAGATTGTTAATGGAAAAACCAATACTGCTGGTTGAGACCAAATCAAGGCAGATGTACACAAAAGTGCCGACATCTAAGGTcaaaaaaagattgcagaagaaAGAAACGAAAGCAAATGctgaagaaaaattaaaaataatgaatATGGATACAGCTCAAATCAGACAAATAAGTACTCGCTAAAGAAGAAATTTACAACTTTAAAATAAACAAATTATATTAAGTTGCTAAAAGTGTGCCCCCAAAACTGGCAAACATTTCTCAATATAAAAAACTGACATCAAGAAAAACAAAGAGCTCTCAGTTTACAAACTCCAAaatcagcaaagaaaggaaaactcAACAGAAGACAAACCAGCAATCATTTGTCAAAAGAACCAATCCAAAACTTGAAAAGAATAAATATAGCAGATTTCATCAATTTGTATAAAGACAAACTAGAAGCGAAAAAAAGGGGTGAACCATATCAAATCAGCAAGCACTTCACGAGGATAAACTATAAAGCAAAAACCAGAATATAAAGAGCACACAGTTTCCTAACTACTACATCATCAGAAGCACAAAGAACAATGCAACAAGACAAGGCAACAATCACTTATTAATGGAAACAACAAATGAATCAAAAGATAAAACAAAATTCATCAATCATCAATTTACCTTCAGAAGCATTGTGAAAAGCAACAGCCCACATTAAATCAGAAAAATATCGGAGCCTGACTTAAAGATGGTAAGTCCTAGCATCTGATATAATCCACAGGCCATGAGGACTAGTAGTTACCATTTTTGcttatttgatttttctctgagtTGGGCAGATTCAGGGTTGAAATGCTACTACACACTTCTTAAGATGCCCTGATTTCTAAGCTGAGCTGCAGTGAAATTTAGGATGGTATACACCAATTTTTTTGACATTGGCTTGAAAACCAAAGGTAATTCTTTAATCCTTTAGTTTTCTCCTATTTCATAACCATGACATTTCTAATGGAGATGAGAAGGGGGAATATCAGAAATTTCAGAGAGGCAATAATACTCACTAAATCAACATTGAGTCAAGGACAACAAAAACTATAAAGAAAAATCAGCAGCAAGCCAAGGACAAGAATAAGGGAACATTAGGCGAAAGTAATGAAACAGCATCCAAAATGGATCCTTATCAAACATGTAAGAATAGAAACACATACAAAATAGATTAGTGAATTTCGGTGAAGATGAATGGATGAGAAAGTTCGAAACAACATAGGCTATTAGGCAGACCATCACACACCAAACCAACAAGAAGCTGAGGACAACATTAAAATGTATAGGACAAAAGTAACGAGCCAGCACCCATAGTAAAGCCGCATCAAACATGTATTCAAGCTTTGTGGATTTTATCCGACATATTCAAGCTTTGTGGATTTTATCCGACAAACACCTTGGCAACGAACATCAAACATGTATTCAAGTTTTTCTAACCAAAAAGGGCACTATGAAACAGACTAATAAGTTTATCCAAAAGACCTTGAGCCTGCCTATGATAGGAGAGCCTCCTATCAAAGATAACATACACAGAGAACAAACCTTGCTGATCTTGGGAACAACAGAGCGAAGCATGTAGAGCCGATCATTGAGCTTCTTCCTTCTCCTCCTCTCAGCCATAAGGTTCTTAGCAGGTAAGCCCTTTTTCTTCCCCTTATCGACACTAAGACTATTGTTATTGCTAGCATTATTCCCTGCAGAGCCCAATCCACCGTCATCAGCACCACTAGCTTCAAGCTCGACCTTGGTGGCATCATCTGTATCATACTGAAATCCAGAGCCATCAATGCTCTCTTCCAtatcttcctcttctctcttatcttccTCCCTCACAGTATTCCTATCATTATTATCAGCAGCACTAGATACCATAAGCTTCCTTTTTCCTTTCCCATTGGGACCAATAGTATTGCTATTATTATTGGGGTTGGGACTCCCTGCACTAGCACTAGTATGCCTGAGAGCAGCCCGCTTCTGAAACAGAGTAGGCTGGGCACCCACCGAAGGATAAACCTCAAGAGGTCTCAGCGTCTTTGACCTGCTGAAATTCAGCACTGGGACTCGAGCCTTGGCGGGCTGCAGAGCAGCCGCAGGGGCACCAAGAGATGGAGGATTCAGCACATTGCTTGGGCCTAAAGAGCAGCAGCTGCTGCCGCCATTGCTGTTGATTCCCAGAAGGTTGCTGAGACTATTAGCATTAGTAAACAGCATATTGGAGCCAGTGGTCGTATTGGGCATCAACCGAGGGCTAAGATTAGGGGTGCAAAGCTGGCTGTGGGGGCTAAGACTGGGCGTGGAGCTGCTACGGGGACTCGACCCCGGGACCTGGAACCCCCCAGGTCTCATGTTAAACAGGCTTCCCCCATACAAATAGCTGTTGTTTGTAAATCCCTCACAGCTACTGGCAGCATCAAAGGAGCTTGAACCCACGACATCACACAGCGAAGGCAATGCATTCTGGTGGTTCTGCTGCTGGTGGCTTTGGTGGGCTGAGATAAAAGACTGTACATTGGAAGTATCAAGGCTAAAAATGGACGTGGGTGAGGAAGAATTAGAATTCATGGCCTGCAACAGAATGTTGGCTTCTGTATTCTGCTGCACAAGACCAGAATAACACCCAAAATCCTTACTTTCCATGCTAAAACAGCCTCCAACATCTTGGTTATGACTAAGATTATTAGCAACATTGCCATTACTGTTGCTATTACTTGGATACCATTCCTCATCTAGCATTGCCTTAAACGCATTCAAATTCTCATCCTCCCACACACCTGCTCCAGTGTTCATTCTCGAGAACATCGTGGTGTGTATATTTTCTGTATATCTCACTCTCTGTGTATGTGTCGCTCAACTGAGCTCAGGATGCTACTCTCAGAGCCAGCAAACTGCTAAATCTGGCCCATTTCTGGTGGTTTGACAAAACTTCAAGTCTTGGATCGTTTCTGAATATAGTTGCCGCAGGTGCTGAGGACCATGAAGAAGCTGCTGCAGCTGCAAATGCTTGTGGCTCGTCTCTGCATCTGTTGTCAGCTGTCTTTTCTTCACCACCCTTCCTTTAACTGTGGGCAGGGGTTTGTTAACCGCAGTTACAGCTTGGGTTAGGGACATCGGTTACTTGTATGTTTGTATGATTAGTATGCCGCTGGTTAAGGGACAGTTGTGTACGCCTTTAACGGCCTGCTGACGTCATTTACAACAGCGTTACAAAAGGAGTCACTAGAGACAAACTtagatttttattattaattaatattattatggcTACGGTTATAAATCCATAAATTTCAGGGAGTTTATTTTTACACAATTTCAGAATGGTCTAAGCATTAAAAGCACAAATATTAGAGTTTACAAACTTACAATTAAAAAAGAGATATTAATAAGGAATGTTCCCTCATAAGAAAGAATGGAGAACCTCAAAACTTTTAAAGAGAATGAGTATTGCTAGAAAATTAAGTTTTGGCATCTTTTAGAATGAGGAAAAGTGTGTTAATTTTTAATatcttttttaaaaaatttatgataaaagtgtaaaaaaatttaatagaaataaaGGTTATAGAGGGACcaaagatttaattattttaaagtatTTTTATTATAAGAAAAAAACAATTTTAATATTGTATCTAATAAGTAGTTTTTATGTCACATTCTTGAAAACACTTACATAATCTATTAAAGGGCATCTATAGTTGCTACTTACTTTTAGGAGacaaatattttaagaaattttcaaaatttataacATTATGGGAATTATCCTTTAGAAAATATCTAAACAACACATCAAATTTTTCTTATATGATAACAAATGAAACCAAATCAAACACAATGTACTAAACATAAGTAGCTTCAAGGATCTAGCATAGATTAAAAGTTTGTTAGTCATGGAGATGAACTTGGTTATCTAATCTTTAATCTTTTTTAAAATCCCTTCAATCACAATGCTCAAAATATCCACAAGTATTCTTGAAGATCAAATAGGGTGATAGGGAATATGGATAAACCTCCAAGTGCAATTGATCCCAACTAGATGCATTTAATCAATGTGGAATATGGATAGGAACTTGTATGAACATTAGTcttctttaattgaatattaaAACTTGAATTTTTATAGAGGATATGAATGCACTACAAGGCTTGAACCAAAGAAATTATAAAAGAGAGAGACGAACCATAAGAAGAACGTTCATTGAGAATTTTATTTTCTTGACCACGAAGAAGAGAAATACATTAGATAATGTCCAAAATTTCATGtggacaaaaacacacaaataCAACCTACAATTTTTTAAGCACTACTTAAAAGTAATGCATATGAACACATGTTATCACCACATGTAGTACCACATGATGTTGAATAGGTGTCGAAGGTAGATGTTAGTGACAATCAAGGAAAAATGATGAGAATAAAATTGGGTATGGATGACACACAATCCCATGTGATACACCATATGATGTTGACACTTTTGAAAGGTGAACAATGTCAAGATATATAATGCATAAGGGGAATGACCTCTATGTAATATTCACCCCCTTCTTCTCTATATAAAATGATAAGGTTACTCCTCCTAAGAAAGAAGTTCAAGGGTCCAATATAACCAAATTGTATAATTAATCAAAAAATGTAGTTTAAATATTATTA is a genomic window of Cryptomeria japonica chromosome 7, Sugi_1.0, whole genome shotgun sequence containing:
- the LOC131069233 gene encoding transcription factor ICE1 produces the protein MFSRMNTGAGVWEDENLNAFKAMLDEEWYPSNSNSNGNVANNLSHNQDVGGCFSMESKDFGCYSGLVQQNTEANILLQAMNSNSSSPTSIFSLDTSNVQSFISAHQSHQQQNHQNALPSLCDVVGSSSFDAASSCEGFTNNSYLYGGSLFNMRPGGFQVPGSSPRSSSTPSLSPHSQLCTPNLSPRLMPNTTTGSNMLFTNANSLSNLLGINSNGGSSCCSLGPSNVLNPPSLGAPAAALQPAKARVPVLNFSRSKTLRPLEVYPSVGAQPTLFQKRAALRHTSASAGSPNPNNNSNTIGPNGKGKRKLMVSSAADNNDRNTVREEDKREEEDMEESIDGSGFQYDTDDATKVELEASGADDGGLGSAGNNASNNNSLSVDKGKKKGLPAKNLMAERRRRKKLNDRLYMLRSVVPKISKMDRASILGDAIDYLKELLQRINDLHNELESTSQGPALPGSSSFHPLTPTTPVLPCRVKEECPSSLPSPNGQPARVEVRIKEGHALNIHMFCARRPGLLLSTMRALDGLGLDVKQAVISCFNGFALDVFRAEQPKGEIAPEEIKALLLHTASCHSAM